Proteins encoded by one window of Brienomyrus brachyistius isolate T26 chromosome 1, BBRACH_0.4, whole genome shotgun sequence:
- the tmem108 gene encoding transmembrane protein 108 translates to MKRSLQILHCPLLSVLTLLAGSVGVVSLSQELLPSRTSQESVVVSMESRSSALFRGFAEGEDSSSSREWRIQSSPPIMHKIQPMATLGAAAGIDVSLSATANLASLMHNPAQAVLAKALSQEEPTDSSHPSLTTELHPSSSLSLVYSPSFSSSSFLQQRFRTTPELALPHAITLRAVESIPPENLTQSELVNEWETSALQDLTDKAVPSTKTAASPTALPSTLPSDPLSASPGPEPPSPNPISNASVLTSANSTSMSATDASDFAWSQANTTNPGPQFATDLASNSPRQSNGTTKAPYTATSNFYSRLVPVPTHILQSPGNHSSPGLDSPYTSRTICLGKMDIVWIILAISVPVSSCSVLLTVCCMKRKKKASIQENNVSYWNDTITMDYFNRHAVDLPRNIQSLEMAEEQEACLPPNGDFTSSGVVLVNPFCQETLFINREKASDDI, encoded by the exons GTGTCTTAACACTACTGGCAGGGTCTGTGGGAGTAGTGTCCTTGTCACAGGAGCTCCTTCCCAGTCGGACGTCTCAGGAATCTGTCGTCGTGTCAATGGAGAGTCGATCGTCTGCTTTATTCAGAGGCTTTGCAGAGGGAGAAGATAGCTCCAGCAGCAGGGAATGGCGCATCCAGAGCAGCCCCCCAATCATGCACAAGATTCAGCCTATGGCAACTCTTGGCGCCGCAGCTGGGATTGATGTCAGCTTGTCCGCTACTGCTAATCTGGCTAGCTTGATGCACAACCCTGCTCAGGCCGTGCTAGCTAAAGCACTAAGCCAGGAAGAGCCCACAGACAGTAGCCATCCCTCGCTCACTACTGAGCTgcacccctccagctccctctccTTAGTCTATTCCccttccttctcctcttcctcctttctACAGCAGAGATTCCGGACAACACCTGAACTCGCGCTGCCTCATGCCATCACCCTTCGGGCGGTGGAGTCCATCCCCCCCGAGAATCTCACTCAGTCTGAGCTGGTGAATGAGTGGGAAACATCTGCACTACAGGACCTGACAGACAAGGCTGTGCCATCCACAAAGACTGCTGCCTCTCCCACTGCCCTGCCCTCCACTCTGCCCTCTGACCCCCTCTCTGCTTCTCCTGGTCCCGAACCACCTTCCCCAAACCCCATCAGTAATGCTTCAGTACTCACTTCCGCTAACAGTACCAGCATGTCTGCCACCGATGCTTCAGACTTTGCTTGGTCCCAGGCCAACACCACAAACCCCGGGCCCCAGTTCGCCACAGACTTGGCCTCCAACTCTCCCAGGCAGTCGAACGGTACCACCAAAGCTCCCTACACAGCCACTAGCAACTTCTACAGCAGGCTGGTCCCTGTTcctacccacattctccaaagTCCTGGTAACCACTCAAGCCCTGGGCTAGACTCCCCATACACAAGCAGAACCATCTGCCTGGGCAAGATGGACATCGTGTGGATCATACTGGCCATCAGTGTGCCTGTCTCATCCTGCT CTGTACTCCTCACGGTCTGCTGCATGAAGCGGAAGAAGAAGGCCTCTATTCAGGAGAACAACGTGAGCTACTGGAACGACACCATCACCATGGACTACTTCAACCGGCATGCCGTCGACCTTCCCAGAAATATTCAGTCCTTGGAGATGGCTGAG GAACAGGAGGCTTGCCTGCCCCCCAATGGAGACTTCACCAGCAGCGGAGTGGTGCTGGTGAATCCCTTTTGCCAAGAGACTCTCTTCATCAACAGGGAAAAGGCCTCAGATGATATCTAG
- the cdv3 gene encoding protein CDV3 homolog has product MADVATTCAEKSLDDFFAKRDKKKKKEKGKGKEPAPTPGTAAMKKNKKEREKTKNENPDTNVEKEDEEWKEFEQKEVDYSGLRLQALQISDDKEDMEYEKDEVGEDGEIILVSGDKVSGPWNKSSAVPVVAPPVEEEEVPEQKPLGVYRPPGARLTSNRKGPSKGPPEIFSDAQFPSLSATAKHVETRRDREIERTFEVVKHKYRAREEVGGASAQELQLDNQYAVLGDK; this is encoded by the exons ATGGCGGATGTTGCAACGACTTGTGCAGAGAAGAGTCTGGATGATTTTTTTGCCAAGCGCgataaaaagaagaaaaaggagaaagGTAAAGGAAAGGAGCCGGCGCCGACTCCGGGGACGGCGGCCATGAAGAAGAATAAGAAGGAAAGGGAGAAGACGAAGAACGAAAATCCGGACACGAACGTGGAGAAG GAGGATGAAGAGTGGAAAGAGTTTGAGCAGAAAGAAGTTGACTACAGTGGACTCAGGCTGCAGGCTCTACAAATAAG TGACGACAAGGAGGACATGGAGTATGAGAAGGATGAGGTCGGTGAGGATGGGGAGATCATTCTCGTCAGTGGAGACAAAGTCTCTGGTCCATGGAACAAGTCTAGTGCTGTGCCTGTTGTGGCACCCCCTGTTG agGAAGAAGAGGTGCCCGAGCAGAAGCCACTGGGGGTATATCGGCCCCCAGGGGCCCGACTGACATCCAATCGGAAGGGACCGTCCAAGGGTCCTCCGGAGatcttcagtgatgcccagtttCCCTCACTGTCCGCCACGGCCAAACACGTCGAGACGCGAAG GGACCGAGAGATTGAGAGGACCTTCGAGGTGGTGAAGCACAAGTACCGGGCCAGGGAGGAAGTGGGTGGGGCCTCCGCACAGGAACTGCAACTGGACAACCAGTATGCTGTCTTAGGGGACAAGTAG